Part of the Terriglobales bacterium genome is shown below.
TACGTATTCCATCTTCGTGACGCCGCCAGGATCGGCGGAGCTGACCGTTGGCTCCAATTTCGCCTTCCGTTCTACGCAAAGCACAGTGACCAGCCTGAATTTCTGGGGAACAGAAGCCTCCTCAGGTTCAGACCGGGTTTGCAACTTCACACTCCAGTAATCTGAAAGCAATCGGGGAGGAGGCGGGGTTACCCCCGCCTCCTCCCACACCATCGGACGTACGGTTCCGCATCCGGCGGTTCATGATGGAACGAGAATGGGCAAGATCGCTTGCCTGAGGTCTTGCTGTGACACATTTTCGCGCTCCTCACCATCGACTACAATGAGTGGTTCTATTTCCATCCTGTTGGAGCCGAACACATTGCCGGAACGAATCATAGTTGAGGATATTCGCCTGAAGTTGGGCGAACAGATTGAACGCACCGAACACCTGGTTCGGCTGGTGCCTCCCAATGCTCTTGCTTGGAAGCCACAATTGCAGACAACTTCAACAAACCTGAACCACTTGCTTGGCCACCTGCTTGATTGTCTGGCCGGCGTTTGCGCAGTCTTCCACGCCGCATTTCCCCATGAGCTTGCGCATCTCGCACAACTGCAGTCGCTGCCGGTGAATCATGCCTGTCAACCCGAAGAAGCACTGCAGAGAATCCGCGAATATACGAAGCATATCGAACAGGCATTTGCTCTCTGCAACGATAATGATCTGAGGCGAATGATTCCTTCAGTATTTGTCCCCCAAGGTGAGACACTGCTAACGCTATTGTTGGGGAATCTCGAGCACCTGATCAATCACAAATACCAGTTGTTCTTCTATCTGAAACTCTATGGGTTGCCCGTCACCAGCAAAGACATTTATCACTGGCGAGGAGCGCCAGGTGACCAGGGATAGTGTGTATTCGACCTACTCTGGAGATCTACCGTGTGCTTCCATGCCGATCAGGAACTCGCAAAGCTCGCTCCCGCGTCCTTCCGTCTCCATCTCGCAGGTTAGCCCCGCGCAAAATCAATATACCCTTTCTGCGCGTCTGTGCTGATCAGCTTGACCCGCAGCTTATCTCCAACATCCACTCCCTGCTCTCCTCGGCACAGCAACCCTTCCACATGCGGCTGCAGCACGCGAACGAATGTCCCGTGTGGGGTCACTCCGGTAACGATGGCATCAAAGCTTTCGCCGATCCTGTGGCTCATGGCGACCGCGGCAATCCGTTTTGTCATTCCCCGTTCAACCTTGCGTGCGGCATCTTCTTTCTGGGTGCAGTTGTTCGCAATCGCAGTAAGCTCGTCGTCGGAATAAGGCGCCGTTTGTTTTGTCTGCATGGCTTTGATCAGCCTCTGGGTCACCACGTCTGCAAAGCGGCGGTTGGGGGCCGTGGAGTGGGTATAGTCCTGCACGGCAAGGCCAAAGTGCCCTTGCGCCGGATCGCCTGGCCGCTCCAGCACATATTCACCTGGCCCCATCAACTTGATCACTGCCAGTGACACATCGGCAAAGTGGTCGGGATCAGCAGCTTTGCGTTTCATTAGAAAATCATTAAGGGCCTTAGAATCCGGCTGGCTCGGGAGTTTTTCGCCACTTTGAGCTGCCAGCTCTACAATCCGGTTCCAGCGCTCCGGTGTCTTCACCACGCGCCGGATGGAAGAAACCTGCTCCAGCATGCGCGCCACTACCCCGTTGGCTGCGATCATGAAGTCTTCAATAAGTTCGGTGGCCAGGTTCTTTTCCTGCCGGGCAATATCCACCACCTGCTCATTCAACATGACAGGATGAACTTCCGTAGTTTCAATATTGAGTGCGCCGTGGCGGAAGCGTTCATTCTTCAAAGCCTGCGCTACTTCGTTTTGCAGCTTCAGTTGCGCTTGTAGCTCGGCCGACGCAGCTACCTTAGGCGGGGCAGCACTCTTCCCCTCGAGCCACGCGCCCACAGCATTGTAAGTAAGCTGCGCCTTATTGCGCACAATTGCCGGGTAGGCGTTGCCGGCGCTGACGCAGCCATTCTGATCCACCAAAAACTCAATGACTATGCTGAGGTTATCTTGGTTCTCCAGCAGCGAGGTCACGCCGGTTGAAAGCTGCTCCGGCAACATGGGGAAATTCCTCACCCCGGTATAAACCGTTGTGGTCTCCTTTGCTGCGTGTCCATCAATCGGGGAACTCTTGGGAACGAAGGCATCCACGTCGGCAATTCCCACCAGGACCTTGGTTTGTCCGTCAGGTTGGCGTTCGGCAAATTCAATCTGGTCAAGGTCGCGAGACGTATCATTGTCAATCGAAGACCAAAGCAGATTGCGCAGGTCGCGAATGTTTCCATCTGCGGCAACTCGCGGCGGATGCGCCT
Proteins encoded:
- a CDS encoding DinB family protein, with protein sequence MSGSISILLEPNTLPERIIVEDIRLKLGEQIERTEHLVRLVPPNALAWKPQLQTTSTNLNHLLGHLLDCLAGVCAVFHAAFPHELAHLAQLQSLPVNHACQPEEALQRIREYTKHIEQAFALCNDNDLRRMIPSVFVPQGETLLTLLLGNLEHLINHKYQLFFYLKLYGLPVTSKDIYHWRGAPGDQG
- a CDS encoding RNB domain-containing ribonuclease; the protein is MDNKSVSHVDLQAIAKQVMLENGFEPEFPAPAQQQLSQLQAHPPRVAADGNIRDLRNLLWSSIDNDTSRDLDQIEFAERQPDGQTKVLVGIADVDAFVPKSSPIDGHAAKETTTVYTGVRNFPMLPEQLSTGVTSLLENQDNLSIVIEFLVDQNGCVSAGNAYPAIVRNKAQLTYNAVGAWLEGKSAAPPKVAASAELQAQLKLQNEVAQALKNERFRHGALNIETTEVHPVMLNEQVVDIARQEKNLATELIEDFMIAANGVVARMLEQVSSIRRVVKTPERWNRIVELAAQSGEKLPSQPDSKALNDFLMKRKAADPDHFADVSLAVIKLMGPGEYVLERPGDPAQGHFGLAVQDYTHSTAPNRRFADVVTQRLIKAMQTKQTAPYSDDELTAIANNCTQKEDAARKVERGMTKRIAAVAMSHRIGESFDAIVTGVTPHGTFVRVLQPHVEGLLCRGEQGVDVGDKLRVKLISTDAQKGYIDFARG